The following coding sequences are from one Nicotiana tomentosiformis chromosome 3, ASM39032v3, whole genome shotgun sequence window:
- the LOC138907502 gene encoding uncharacterized protein has product MPQGGEEHTKINIPEPKAFIGRRCSAVVETKNAEDESAGKPKVDTWENLRDALRDKFLPNNSSWVARDCLKQLRHTSYIWDYAKDFSSLLLDIQNMSDEDKLHNFISGMQGWAQNKIRRQKVKDLPSTIAAAGTLVNFCSTSLTFDPSPSSKSKKKKKSKDWKKDNQKQDGNEKGKGKMDASSSKPSRQTSDNIAKEEVAYVNATWNDLSDAHSTLMYVDLKIGNKSVVTMEQSRSSSSFGWISVHGGDERKNIGIATLISVIEFEKGLKRGEETYLAALVTVKPDMPIEVPNCVADLLKEFKDVLPLEFPMELPTGRKTNHMIELFPRSLPPARPPYRMSPMELTELRKQLVELSGAPVLFLKKQDGTLLSKASYFTKLDLSSGYWHVRIADGDAPVTTYVTRYGSFEFLVQAIVDWQAPSGIKELRSILGLENYYRKFITGYSKWDTPLTDLLKKNVKWEDHPVAFESRKLNAAEQRYSTHEKDMVAVIHYFQVWRILLLVTNRKKVFAATYMLTQIESEFLDTTKLCPPNDPLYVKLMDQVKHGTVRRYWIEDDMLHFKGGRIVVPQDAGLRRSLLKETHDTPLAERKREVSFPQPLLVPEYLWASVSIDFISGHPKVEGKASIMVVVDKFSKYGIFVAAPTICSSEVADELFYKHVVKHFGVPRDIVSDRDPRFTRRFWTTLFKFMGTDLKFSTANHPKLMGRQNISIICLRVLQALCDY; this is encoded by the exons ATGCCCCAAGGAGGTGAAGAACACACCAAAATTAACATTCCGGAGCCAAAGGCATTTATTGGC AGAAGATGCAGTGCTGTGGTGGAGACAAAAAATGCAGAAGATGAAAGTGCTGGCAAACCCAAGGTTGATACTTGGGAAAACCTTCGTGACGCTTTGAGGGACAAGTTCTTGCCCAACAACTCATCTTGGGTTGCTAGGGATTGCTTAAAGCAGTTGAGGCATACCAGTTATATTTGGGACTATGCGAAGGATTTCTCATCCTTGTTGCTGGACATCCAAAACATGTCCGATGAGGACAAGCTGCATAATTTCATTTCTGGAATGCAAGGCTGGGCACAAAATAAAATTCGAAGGCAGAAGGTAAAAGATCTGCCTAGTACAATTGCGGCAGCGGGCACATTGGTGAATTTTTGTTCAACCAGTCTAACTTTTGATCCTTCTCCTTCTTCTAAGtccaagaaaaagaagaagagtaaGGACTGGAAGAAAGACAATCAGAAGCAAGATGGAAATGAAAAGGGCAAAGGGAAGATGGATGCTTCTTCGTCAAAACCAAGCAGGCAAACAAGTG ATAATATTGCCAAGGAAGAAGTTGCATATGTGAATGCTACATGGAATGATCTATCTGATGCTCACTCCACGTTAATGTATGTGGATCTGAAAATTGGAAACAAAAGTGTCGTGACCATG GAACAAAGTCGCTCCAGTTCCTCATTTGGATGGATTTCTGTTCATGGGGGAGATGAAAGAAAGAACATTGGGATAGCTACTTTGATTTCTGTCATTGAATTTGAGAAAGGCTTGAAGAGGGGTGAGGAAACATACCTCGCTGCACTCGTTACAGTCAAGCCAGATATGCCAATTGAGGTCCCAAATTGTGTTGCAGATTTGCTAAAGGAATTCAAAGATGTGCTGCCACTAGAATTTCCAATGGAGTTACCAACGGGGAGGAAAACTAATCACATGATTGAACTTTTTCCTAGATCACTGCCGCCTGCACGGCCTCCTTACCGCATGTCGCCTATGGAACTGACTGAATTGAGAAAACAGTTAGTTGAGTTATCTGGTGCTCCTGTTTTGTTCCTGAAAAAGCAGGATGGTACGCT GCTCTCGAAGGCTAGTTATTTTACTAAGTTAGACTTAAGTTCAGGCTATTGGCATGTTAGAATAGCTGATGGGGATGCCCCTGTGACCACTTATGTAACTAGATATGGTAGCTTTGAATTCCTT GTTCAAGCAATAGTTGATTGGCAAGCACCAAGTGGGATAAAGGAACTAAGATCAATTTTGGGCTTGGAAAATTATTACAGGAAGTTCATTACAGGCTATTCAAAATGGGATACTCCTTTGACTGATTTGTTGAAAAAGAATGTCAAATGG GAGGATCATCCAGTTGCATTTGAAAGCAGAAAGTTGAACGCTGCAGAGCAACGCTATTCTACACATGAGAAAGATATGGTTGCAGTAATTCATTATTTTCAAGTTTGGAGAATTTTGTTGTTGGTTACAAA TCGCAAAAAGGTATTTGCTGCAACTTACATGCTCACTCAAATTGAATCTGAGTTTTTGGATACAACCAAGTTATGTCCTCCGAATGATCCATTATATGTGAAATTAATGGATCAAGTGAAACACGGGACAGTTAGGCGGTACTGGATCGAGGATGATATGTTGCACTTCAAAGGGGGGAGAATTGTAGTTCCTCAAGATGCTGGATTACGTCGTTCACTTCTAAAGGAGACTCATGATACTCCACTG GCTGAACGGAAGAGAGAAGTTAGTTTTCCACAACCTCTACTGGTTCCGGAGTATCTGTGGGCTTCCGTTTCTATAGACTTTATCAGCGGGCATCCAAAAGTTGAGGGCAAAGCATCAATTATGGTGGTGGTAGACAAATTCTCAAAGTATGGAATTTTTGTTGCTGCTCCAACCATTTGTTCTTCAGAAGTAGCTGACGAGTTATTCTACAAGCATGTTGTGAAACACTTTGGGGTTCCAAGGGATATTGTGAGTGATCGGGATCCGAGATTTACGCGCCGATTTTGGACTACTTTGTTCAAATTCATGGGGACTGATTTGAAATTCTCAACTGCAAATCACCCCAAACTGATGGGCAGACAGAACATATCAATTATCTGCTTAAGAGTACTTCAGGCATTATGTGACTACTAA